From Candidatus Xianfuyuplasma coldseepsis:
ATCTCAAGTATGACAGGAGATGGTGTCAACGACGCACCAGCTCTAAAACAAGCCAATATCGGTGTGGCTATGGGGATTACCGGAACCGACGTATCCAAAGAAGCGGCCGATATGGTGTTGATGGATGACAATTTTACAACGATTGTTGATGCGGTCGAAGAAGGTCGCGTTATTTATGCGAACATACGAAAGTTCGTTGCCTATCTTGTCAGTTGTAATGTGGGTGAAGTTCTGTTGATCTTTGTTGCGATGTTACTGGGATGGGGAAGTCCGCTGTTGCCGATCCAAATTTTATGGATTAATCTGGTAACCGATTCATTCCCAGCATTCGCGCTTGGTTTAGAGAAAAAAGAGTATGGAGTTATGGATCATGATCCGATTGACCCACAAGCTAGCATTGTGGATAGAAGAATGGGTATTGCCGTATTATTCCAAGCCGTATTCTTAACGACTGCGGTATTAATTTCCTATTATATTGGGGCTCATGTCATCGCGACGGACGTGAACTTAGGTAGTACGCTTGCATTTATTACCATCATCACGGGTGAATTATTACGAACGTATTCAGCTCGTAGTGAAACGACAACTATCTTCAAGATGAATCCGTTTGATAACAAACTGATCAACTACGCCGCATTATTTGGAATGGTATTGTTATTGATTGTGCTGTTTGTACCAGGAATCAATACCTTATTCAGAACCAATGTACATCTAACAGTTGGACAATTCTTCACTGCATTTGCTCTTGGATTTATTCCGCTATTTGGTGGCGAGTTAGCAAAACTATTCAAATAAAAAAAGTGCCTTATTGGCACTTTTTCATTGCTTGCAGTAAGATGTTTTTCCATTGTAACTGTTCTTCTTCAGATAATGATAACATTTGTTTTTGCTGGGAAATCCATCCGTGAACAATGGCTTGATAATAAGACTCTAGTACTTTATCGGACAATTCATCACAAATGAATTCTTCCATCCGACCTTGGTGGAACAACTTTTGCCGTAATTTACGCATACGTGTTTTGTGTTTGCGAATCGCTTTGGTGCAGTCTAAAGAGAGTATGATCGATTCATCCAAATTGGGACGGTTCGTATCATAGTAACTTTCGACCTCATATTCAAACAATTGATCCACTTTATCCAGGTAAGGAATCAAATCGGTAACCAGGTCTTTCAAGTGGTTGTAGGCCTTATCCTGATTTAACTGGATGATGTGTTCGTATAGCATTTGTTTGTCATTGAAATACTTATAGAGGGTAACTTTCGATACATTGGCATATTGGGCAATGCTTTCCATGGTAACTTTGTGATACCCATTACGGACAAACAAACGCGATGCTTGTTCAATGATGCTGTTGATTTTTCGTTGTGAGCGAGCTGATAATGTCATGTATATCACTCCTTTGTACAACGGGATCTATTCTTAATTTTATTATACATCAAAATATCTGGTTTATGAAGGAATGTCATAAATTCATAAAAAGTTAGTGTGCAAACAAATTGTGTTTCATTAATTTTTTTGATACTATATTTTCAGTGTTTATGTGATATGGAGGACGTTATGGAGATATTACGATGGATCAAAAAGAATTTAATCATCAGTATTGCAATATCAATCTTCTTAGCAGTAGTGCTAGGTACTTACTTTGATTTATCATGGATGAAATCGTTGGTGTTACCACTAACGTTCTTGTTGGTATACCCGATGATGGTTACATTGCAGTTCCATACATTGATTGAAAAGGGGAACTGGAAATTACAAGTGACGACACAACTGATAAATTTTATTGTTTACCCTACAATTGCCTATGTTCTTGGCATCCTCTTTTTTGAGGATCAAGCCTATTTTCGATTGGGATTGTTGTTGATTACCTTACTGCCAACTTCTGGTATGACAATCAGTTGGACGGTGATGGCAAAGGGCAATGTCCATGAAGCAATACGGATGATTGTCATCGGACTACTTCTGGGTGCGGTTTTATCTCCCCTATACATATCTTTATTATTGGGGACTGCAATACAAGTTTCATTCTGGACGATTTTTACTCATATAATGCTGGTTGTGTTTATCCCTCTATTTACAGCATATATAACACAGAGAATAATCATTTATAAGGCAGGTAGCGATACGTTTCATACAAAGATTAAACCGATCTTTCCGTTGTTCTCCACGCTCGGTGTAGTCTTGATGATCTTTGTTGCTATTGCAGTAAAGGCAAATGTGATTGTTCAAAATCCAGGAATCCTACTACAGATATTACCAGTACTGATAATATTATATGCGTTATTCCTGTTGATCAGTGTTCTTGTTGGCCGCTTTTTGTTCAAACGCGAGGATGCGATTGCGCTTGTGAATGGAACTGTGATACGGAATTTAAGTCTCTCTTTAGCAATTACTTTATCAGCCTTTGAAGGTGCGGGAATTGCGGCTTTGCTCATAGCAATTGCCTTTGCGTTGCAAGTTCAAATTGCTGCCTGGACAGTGAAATTAAGTCAGTTGATTTTTCGGTAATAAGTGAAATAAATAAAAATGAAAGCTTGAAGAGAACTTTCTTTTTTATAGGCATATTCCTTGAAAAAGACTGAAAATGATATTATAATATAATTGTAATCATTACAATAATAAAAGAATAACAAAGGAGAGTATCGAATGAAACAAACAGAGTTAATGAACAAATATGTAGCAGATTTAGCTGTATTGAATGTGAAATTTCACAACTTACATTGGAATGTTGTCGGAGAAAATTTCGAAACAGTACACGTGTATATTGAAAAATTATATGATGATTTATTCTTGAAATTTGATGAAGTAGCTGAGAGAATTAAGATGTTAGGAGAGTTTCCGAAAGCATCGCTAGCATCTTATTTGGAATTGACGACTATCGAAGAGTTGGACAATAAAGATTATGCGATTGAAGAAACTTTTAAAATTCTACAAGTGGAACTAAAAACATTGAAACAAATGGCTCATGATATACGCTTATTAGCTGATGATAATGATGATTTCGTAACCGTTGCATTGATGGAAGATCATATTGGTGCATACGATAAGGAAATCTGGTTTATCAAACAAACATTAAAATAATACGTTAGGAATGATGAATATGACAGGTAATGTGAGAGAGATATTACGTGATAAAGGAATAAGTCCCTCGGTTACAAGAACGACGATTTATTCGTATTTAGACATGGCAAACAATCATCCGACTGTGGATGAAATCTACACATCACTAGTCGAGGAGTTGCCAACATTATCGAAAACAACAGTGTACAATGTGTTGAAGTTGTTTTGTGCACATGATCTTGTGAAACCTGTCAATATGAGCTCGTCCGAAATGCGATATGAGTTAAATCATACACCACATTCACATTTCCGTTGTACAGTGTGTGGAACCATTTATGATATACCATTTATTAAACCAACCTATACCAACGAACACTTGCAAGGATTCCTCATCAATGAAGAAGAAGTGAATCTTAGTGGTGTGTGTCCGGTT
This genomic window contains:
- a CDS encoding TetR/AcrR family transcriptional regulator produces the protein MTLSARSQRKINSIIEQASRLFVRNGYHKVTMESIAQYANVSKVTLYKYFNDKQMLYEHIIQLNQDKAYNHLKDLVTDLIPYLDKVDQLFEYEVESYYDTNRPNLDESIILSLDCTKAIRKHKTRMRKLRQKLFHQGRMEEFICDELSDKVLESYYQAIVHGWISQQKQMLSLSEEEQLQWKNILLQAMKKCQ
- a CDS encoding arsenic resistance protein, giving the protein MEILRWIKKNLIISIAISIFLAVVLGTYFDLSWMKSLVLPLTFLLVYPMMVTLQFHTLIEKGNWKLQVTTQLINFIVYPTIAYVLGILFFEDQAYFRLGLLLITLLPTSGMTISWTVMAKGNVHEAIRMIVIGLLLGAVLSPLYISLLLGTAIQVSFWTIFTHIMLVVFIPLFTAYITQRIIIYKAGSDTFHTKIKPIFPLFSTLGVVLMIFVAIAVKANVIVQNPGILLQILPVLIILYALFLLISVLVGRFLFKREDAIALVNGTVIRNLSLSLAITLSAFEGAGIAALLIAIAFALQVQIAAWTVKLSQLIFR
- a CDS encoding Dps family protein; its protein translation is MKQTELMNKYVADLAVLNVKFHNLHWNVVGENFETVHVYIEKLYDDLFLKFDEVAERIKMLGEFPKASLASYLELTTIEELDNKDYAIEETFKILQVELKTLKQMAHDIRLLADDNDDFVTVALMEDHIGAYDKEIWFIKQTLK
- a CDS encoding Fur family transcriptional regulator, giving the protein MTGNVREILRDKGISPSVTRTTIYSYLDMANNHPTVDEIYTSLVEELPTLSKTTVYNVLKLFCAHDLVKPVNMSSSEMRYELNHTPHSHFRCTVCGTIYDIPFIKPTYTNEHLQGFLINEEEVNLSGVCPVCQQK